The following are encoded in a window of uncultured Sphaerochaeta sp. genomic DNA:
- a CDS encoding aspartate/glutamate racemase family protein gives MKRVALIHTVRPVLGSFPELLENVVGQKLKIHNILDDFLASDPAEIGYFSLENRKRLFNDLQSCELTKPDVIVVTCSTLTPAVQLIRPFINVPIVAIDDAMTEKAVRIGKKIKVVATAMSTLEPTINKLKQEAAIAGTEIEVDAEDNEPAYTAMRAGDMETHNRLVLEMIKQVKGYDCIVLAQASMGHLQEEAEKLAGVPVLASPFLCCEKVKKILEGEV, from the coding sequence ATGAAACGTGTTGCACTTATCCATACAGTACGACCGGTATTGGGGAGTTTTCCAGAATTGCTGGAGAATGTAGTGGGTCAGAAGTTGAAAATTCATAACATTCTTGATGATTTTCTCGCTTCTGATCCTGCTGAGATTGGTTATTTCTCCTTGGAGAACCGAAAGCGGTTGTTCAATGATCTGCAATCCTGTGAACTGACCAAACCCGATGTCATTGTCGTTACTTGTTCAACACTCACCCCCGCTGTGCAGCTCATCAGGCCGTTTATCAATGTTCCTATTGTTGCCATTGATGATGCAATGACAGAGAAAGCTGTTCGTATTGGCAAGAAAATCAAGGTAGTTGCCACCGCCATGAGCACCCTTGAACCCACCATTAATAAACTCAAGCAGGAAGCTGCCATTGCAGGAACCGAGATAGAGGTGGATGCTGAGGACAATGAACCAGCCTATACCGCCATGCGTGCCGGGGACATGGAAACACATAACCGTCTGGTGCTTGAGATGATCAAGCAGGTGAAAGGGTATGACTGTATTGTCCTTGCCCAGGCTTCCATGGGGCATCTGCAAGAAGAGGCAGAGAAGTTAGCAGGTGTACCGGTACTCGCAAGCCCATTTCTTTGTTGCGAGAAGGTAAAGAAAATTCTGGAAGGGGAAGTATAA
- a CDS encoding TIM barrel protein: MHTDIHAFCRLGIVVSMAYPSCSNSEQDYHESLKKLLVDPTFQVMEIGSLPFSSLYESVPPMIKSAHCDCTYSGHSLLFAKKLNINSLDEEERRQAVQTLKKGIDEAYAMGAEEFQFLSRGYEKGKEAFYLDALIASTNELCAYAKSKGSMPVVLEVFDHTIDKKSLLGPASLVRQYAEAVCPVYDNFGIMIDCSHIPMIGESIDEAVEPIKQYIKHVHVGNTLISDPNHPSYGDYHPRFGYPGSENDTEYLAAFLQKMKDIGYLAEGGKNILSFEVKPQAGEDADLVVANAKRTLQDAWRMVN; this comes from the coding sequence ATGCATACAGATATCCATGCATTTTGTCGTCTTGGTATAGTGGTCTCTATGGCCTATCCCTCTTGTTCAAATAGTGAACAAGACTATCATGAATCTCTCAAGAAGCTTCTTGTAGATCCCACATTTCAGGTTATGGAGATTGGAAGTCTGCCATTCTCATCGTTGTATGAATCTGTACCCCCCATGATCAAGAGTGCGCATTGTGATTGTACTTATAGTGGACACTCCCTGCTCTTTGCGAAGAAGTTGAATATCAATAGCTTGGATGAAGAGGAGAGAAGGCAGGCAGTCCAGACTTTGAAGAAAGGGATTGATGAGGCGTATGCCATGGGTGCAGAGGAGTTCCAGTTCCTCTCACGTGGGTATGAGAAAGGGAAAGAAGCTTTTTATCTTGATGCGTTGATTGCCTCCACAAATGAACTATGTGCCTACGCAAAAAGCAAAGGGTCCATGCCGGTCGTTCTTGAGGTATTTGACCATACCATTGATAAGAAGTCACTGCTTGGCCCGGCATCATTGGTCAGGCAATATGCCGAGGCAGTCTGCCCTGTATATGATAATTTTGGCATCATGATCGATTGCTCCCATATCCCCATGATCGGGGAGAGTATTGATGAGGCAGTTGAGCCAATAAAGCAGTACATCAAGCATGTGCATGTGGGAAATACCCTCATCAGTGATCCCAACCATCCTAGTTATGGTGACTACCATCCACGGTTTGGATATCCCGGTTCAGAGAACGACACAGAATACCTTGCAGCCTTCCTGCAGAAAATGAAGGATATTGGCTACCTTGCTGAAGGTGGTAAGAATATCCTTTCCTTTGAGGTAAAACCCCAAGCAGGAGAGGATGCAGACTTGGTGGTAGCAAATGCCAAGAGGACGCTTCAGGATGCGTGGAGGATGGTCAATTAA
- a CDS encoding tripartite tricarboxylate transporter substrate binding protein produces the protein MKKGLMLLLSVVLIGSVLFANGSSETKAVAYPSKTIQMIVPYGAGGGADISVRLLTKYLEEELGQKFIVQNVSGGSGTIGFNQLANAKADGYTLGYFSSTQSNDNLLFEGIKYDNTSFTPISMYASDPHIVIASKSSGITNMQELIAAAKKNPGEITFGLGGAWTSHDFLRMNLENEAGIEFKRMVFQGGAAAVTAVAGENCTVAVPFVSEALAQIEAGNVVPLAISSKNRYQLADQIPTIMESGLDFTHTMWRAIVGPAGLSDDVVQTIDAAMGKVMSNPDFQKEALAAGIFADYMDAEAFSAFYEENHALYKKLIEDAQL, from the coding sequence ATGAAAAAAGGACTAATGTTACTTCTTTCGGTCGTGCTAATCGGGTCTGTTCTTTTTGCTAATGGAAGCAGTGAGACTAAGGCTGTTGCCTATCCTTCCAAGACTATTCAAATGATTGTTCCGTATGGGGCAGGTGGTGGTGCAGATATTTCTGTTCGATTGCTTACAAAATATCTTGAAGAAGAACTGGGGCAAAAATTTATTGTCCAGAATGTAAGCGGTGGTAGTGGTACAATTGGATTCAACCAATTGGCAAATGCTAAAGCAGATGGCTATACTTTGGGGTATTTCTCCTCAACCCAATCCAACGATAACCTCTTGTTCGAGGGTATCAAGTATGATAATACCTCATTTACTCCGATTTCGATGTATGCCAGTGATCCCCACATTGTCATCGCTTCCAAATCTTCAGGTATCACCAATATGCAGGAATTGATTGCTGCAGCAAAAAAGAACCCCGGTGAAATTACCTTTGGGCTCGGTGGTGCATGGACTAGTCACGATTTCCTTCGTATGAATCTAGAGAATGAAGCGGGTATTGAATTTAAAAGAATGGTATTCCAGGGCGGTGCTGCTGCTGTCACTGCTGTAGCAGGAGAGAACTGTACGGTTGCTGTCCCGTTTGTCAGTGAAGCTCTTGCTCAGATTGAGGCAGGCAATGTGGTACCCCTCGCAATTTCCAGCAAAAACCGATATCAGCTTGCTGATCAGATTCCTACCATCATGGAATCCGGTCTTGATTTCACACACACCATGTGGAGAGCAATTGTTGGACCAGCAGGGTTGAGTGATGATGTCGTACAGACAATTGATGCTGCAATGGGAAAAGTCATGAGTAATCCTGATTTCCAGAAAGAAGCACTTGCTGCTGGTATTTTCGCTGATTACATGGATGCTGAAGCGTTTTCTGCTTTCTATGAAGAGAACCACGCTCTTTACAAAAAATTGATTGAAGACGCACAGCTGTAA
- a CDS encoding tripartite tricarboxylate transporter TctB family protein, with product MNKLTGNRVFLLVSALVLIAFATQIPKIPEGAKEYPLVLLVASIVTTLVLFFLPQGKEEPIGKDASVRIFVFAAMIAVSLFLLSKIGYILSTVLFIYIGLWYLKLKRNLFFFLFPLVVTLSMYFLFTRGLSVILPMGEWFTLSL from the coding sequence ATGAATAAGCTTACTGGGAATCGAGTGTTTCTCCTTGTTAGTGCCTTGGTACTCATAGCATTTGCTACACAGATTCCAAAAATTCCAGAAGGGGCCAAAGAATACCCACTTGTTCTTTTGGTAGCGAGTATTGTAACTACTCTTGTTCTGTTTTTCTTACCACAAGGGAAGGAAGAGCCCATTGGTAAAGATGCCTCTGTGAGGATTTTTGTTTTTGCTGCAATGATAGCTGTTTCACTTTTTTTATTATCGAAAATTGGATACATCTTATCTACAGTACTCTTTATTTACATCGGGTTATGGTACCTGAAACTAAAGAGGAATCTATTTTTCTTCCTTTTTCCCCTTGTTGTTACGCTGTCCATGTATTTCTTGTTTACTCGTGGACTATCTGTGATTCTCCCAATGGGAGAGTGGTTCACTCTTTCTTTATAG
- a CDS encoding tripartite tricarboxylate transporter permease, whose translation MLENIMLGIQGVFTLENLLFEFIGVTIGIIFGALPGFSATMGVAVFVPFSYVLEPGAAMLLLSGVYCGGVYGGSIPAVLLGIPGTPASVPTSFEGRAMVAQGRSGEALATVTFASAFGGFISSIALLLFAPLLAIVALKVGPPEQMMIAIFGLSVVSMLSEGNMFKGLFVAFVALLISTVGQDPMLGFPRFTFGNFMLTGGFETVSVLIGLFSLPEVFKMLENTKEEGKASKVSKLRLDIKEILSNWMNLIRSSLIGIGIGIIPAAGPDIASFLSYNEAKKASKHPEKFGNGNPEGIVASEAANNGVTGGSLIPLLTLSIPGSAPAAIFLGAMIIHGLRPGPLLFTQHAGTVYTLLVGFAIINIMLFFVGWAFCRFAGKILVIPKQVLAIIIVVLATVGSFSIQQNMMDVVTMYVAGIIGYFMLKFNYPLSPVALALLLGPMLEEAITLTNTMYSNFFTIFTRPLTVVFGLFIVVSFFWPMIKKRFLRRKVQ comes from the coding sequence ATGCTAGAAAATATAATGTTAGGAATCCAAGGCGTTTTTACTCTGGAAAATCTCCTTTTTGAATTCATTGGAGTGACTATAGGGATAATTTTTGGAGCACTTCCAGGTTTCAGTGCTACGATGGGTGTTGCTGTTTTTGTCCCTTTCTCATATGTCTTAGAACCTGGGGCAGCTATGTTGTTGCTTAGTGGTGTCTATTGTGGAGGGGTTTACGGAGGTTCTATACCAGCAGTCCTTCTAGGAATTCCGGGTACTCCTGCAAGTGTTCCCACAAGCTTCGAAGGTCGAGCGATGGTTGCTCAAGGCAGGAGTGGGGAAGCACTGGCTACGGTAACCTTTGCATCTGCCTTTGGAGGGTTTATCTCTTCTATTGCTCTTCTTCTGTTTGCTCCACTGCTTGCAATTGTTGCACTGAAGGTGGGTCCACCAGAACAAATGATGATAGCAATATTTGGGTTGAGCGTAGTATCGATGCTCAGTGAAGGAAATATGTTCAAAGGGTTGTTTGTTGCATTTGTGGCCCTTTTGATTTCAACGGTTGGGCAGGACCCCATGTTGGGGTTTCCGAGATTTACATTCGGCAATTTTATGCTTACTGGTGGTTTTGAAACAGTGTCTGTATTGATTGGCTTGTTCAGTCTTCCTGAGGTTTTTAAAATGCTTGAAAACACAAAGGAAGAAGGGAAGGCCTCAAAAGTCAGTAAACTGAGACTTGATATCAAAGAAATTCTATCCAATTGGATGAATCTAATTCGTTCTTCGTTGATCGGGATTGGTATTGGAATTATTCCAGCAGCGGGACCGGATATAGCATCCTTCCTCTCTTATAATGAGGCAAAGAAAGCAAGCAAGCATCCTGAAAAATTTGGTAATGGTAATCCAGAGGGAATAGTTGCAAGTGAAGCCGCCAATAATGGAGTTACTGGCGGATCCTTGATTCCATTACTTACGTTAAGTATTCCTGGCAGTGCTCCAGCAGCAATATTTTTAGGTGCGATGATTATACATGGCTTACGTCCGGGCCCTCTGTTGTTTACGCAACATGCTGGGACTGTCTATACCCTGCTAGTGGGATTTGCAATTATCAACATCATGCTGTTTTTTGTAGGGTGGGCTTTTTGTCGATTTGCAGGAAAGATACTTGTTATTCCGAAACAAGTTCTTGCTATCATCATTGTAGTACTTGCAACAGTAGGTTCCTTCTCAATTCAGCAGAATATGATGGATGTTGTGACCATGTACGTTGCAGGAATAATTGGGTATTTTATGCTGAAGTTCAATTACCCACTTTCTCCAGTCGCTTTGGCATTACTTTTGGGTCCGATGCTTGAAGAGGCTATTACACTTACCAATACGATGTATTCAAATTTCTTCACAATTTTTACAAGACCACTGACTGTTGTGTTCGGCTTGTTCATTGTCGTGTCTTTCTTCTGGCCGATGATTAAGAAAAGATTCCTGCGGAGGAAAGTACAATGA
- a CDS encoding amidohydrolase family protein: MRTTIFASALLWGPELELRKDQLVTIDDGTIVSIKQGTQDDAELVLEKDHVLMPGMIDAHTHLALDARLPGHLDLMEDAESKQTIRALKTVHDNLHAGITGLRSVGDRYYLDVLLRDMINKGTLEGPWMQVAGIGMKGLHGHGYVGKSFSGKEEFRRQARENMFNHTDWLKIFITAGAPPKGDHVNCFLTREEVQTVVQEASSCGIKTSAHCIGGQGLRYCTEEGIDVLDHCYWVDQTDIDLIMQHDTTVCFTPGVFMDDSRLPLCPQGHVDSVLRTREQVIKRLSNLVEAKPRFVLGSDAYHGNLYKEIEYMVALGMSRTEALKGITVYAGFLMDQSVGVLQEGYRADLIAVKENPLDTPNALAEVSFVMRQGVQIR, from the coding sequence ATGAGAACTACGATATTTGCTTCTGCACTGCTTTGGGGCCCCGAGTTGGAACTTAGAAAGGATCAATTGGTCACGATTGATGATGGTACTATTGTATCCATTAAACAAGGGACGCAGGATGATGCTGAATTAGTTTTGGAAAAAGACCATGTTCTTATGCCTGGAATGATCGATGCACACACACATCTTGCATTGGATGCCAGACTTCCCGGTCATCTGGATTTGATGGAAGACGCTGAATCAAAGCAGACAATACGTGCTTTGAAAACAGTGCATGACAATCTGCATGCAGGTATTACTGGCTTGCGTTCAGTTGGTGATCGATATTATCTCGATGTACTCTTGCGTGACATGATTAACAAGGGGACGCTTGAAGGTCCTTGGATGCAGGTCGCTGGAATCGGTATGAAAGGGCTTCATGGCCATGGGTATGTAGGCAAGAGTTTTAGTGGTAAGGAAGAGTTTCGTCGCCAAGCTCGTGAGAATATGTTCAATCATACAGATTGGTTGAAAATCTTTATCACAGCCGGAGCTCCACCAAAAGGTGACCATGTTAATTGCTTCTTGACGAGGGAAGAGGTTCAGACAGTTGTGCAAGAAGCGTCTTCCTGTGGGATTAAAACAAGTGCTCATTGTATAGGTGGACAGGGATTACGATATTGTACTGAAGAAGGTATTGATGTTCTCGATCACTGCTATTGGGTGGACCAAACTGATATTGATCTTATCATGCAACATGATACCACTGTGTGCTTTACTCCGGGAGTTTTTATGGATGATTCTCGGTTGCCTCTTTGTCCTCAAGGCCATGTTGATAGTGTGTTAAGGACAAGAGAACAAGTGATAAAGCGATTATCCAATCTGGTAGAAGCAAAACCAAGATTTGTGCTTGGAAGTGATGCATATCATGGTAATCTGTACAAGGAAATTGAATACATGGTAGCACTGGGAATGAGCAGGACTGAAGCATTGAAGGGAATCACAGTCTATGCAGGATTCTTGATGGACCAATCTGTCGGCGTTTTGCAGGAAGGATACCGTGCTGATTTGATTGCCGTAAAGGAGAATCCTCTCGACACACCGAATGCTTTGGCTGAAGTATCTTTCGTAATGAGGCAGGGTGTTCAGATTCGCTAA
- a CDS encoding aldo/keto reductase, with product MKLGNTTMEVSSIALGTWAMGGGDSWGASDEAESIKTVHRALEKGINFIDTAPAYGNGFSEELLGRALKGKRNECILATKCGLLWGPEDEGSVHKSRDGVVIRRNLNPSSIIEQVEKSLKRLETDHIDLLLTHWQSIPPYFTPIEETVQAMERLIEQGKIRSYGACNLTLEQLREYQAYGNPSLIQERFSLLTRSKQALASYCGEQGITFQAYSPLERGLLTGKVDLDTKVVGTAKASVAWYDAEHRPQVLHMLDSLKEMAGSYGCAVGNLVIAWTRQAENTMNVLCGARKPEQIEENSQALSVVLSRDDWKAIDDLVKPLLT from the coding sequence GTGAAACTGGGAAATACAACCATGGAAGTTTCTTCCATTGCATTAGGAACATGGGCAATGGGTGGAGGCGATAGCTGGGGAGCCAGCGATGAAGCGGAGAGTATCAAGACAGTCCATCGTGCGCTGGAGAAGGGCATCAACTTCATCGATACTGCTCCTGCCTATGGGAATGGCTTCAGCGAAGAGCTTCTCGGAAGGGCTCTCAAGGGAAAACGCAATGAGTGTATCCTGGCGACCAAATGCGGATTGCTTTGGGGACCAGAGGACGAGGGTTCGGTACACAAGAGTCGTGATGGGGTGGTTATCCGCCGCAATCTCAATCCAAGCAGCATTATTGAACAGGTTGAGAAGAGCTTGAAACGACTTGAGACCGACCATATTGATCTGCTGTTAACCCACTGGCAGTCAATTCCCCCATATTTTACTCCCATCGAGGAAACTGTCCAGGCAATGGAGCGTCTGATTGAACAAGGAAAGATACGCAGCTATGGCGCATGCAACCTCACCTTGGAACAGTTGAGGGAGTACCAAGCCTATGGGAATCCTTCCTTGATCCAGGAACGGTTCAGCTTGCTTACACGTAGTAAACAGGCTCTTGCTTCCTACTGCGGAGAGCAGGGTATCACCTTCCAGGCATATAGTCCTCTTGAGCGGGGTTTACTCACCGGGAAAGTCGATCTCGATACCAAGGTGGTGGGCACAGCGAAAGCTTCTGTGGCTTGGTATGATGCAGAGCATCGCCCCCAGGTTCTCCATATGCTTGACTCCCTAAAAGAGATGGCAGGAAGCTATGGCTGTGCTGTAGGGAATCTCGTCATTGCTTGGACAAGACAGGCAGAAAACACAATGAATGTTCTCTGTGGAGCACGCAAACCTGAGCAGATCGAGGAGAACAGCCAGGCCTTGTCAGTAGTGCTCTCAAGGGATGACTGGAAAGCAATTGATGACTTGGTTAAGCCTCTTTTGACATAG
- a CDS encoding DUF362 domain-containing protein: MNKKDIIITYGSDASSMTRALLQSIDIEGLLPDKNASIALKPNLVVAVTADSGATTHPEILISIIEFLQEKGYHNISIVESAWVGDSTKEGFRVNGYHQISKKYSVPLVDVKDDTYEKKTVEGITMEVSRTILDTDFLISLPVLKGHCQTAMTCALKNMKGCLSDRSKRLFHSLGLHRPIAALNAVRAADLVIVDSLNGDLDFEEGGNPVETNRMFACRDSVLCDSFGASLMGFELKDVPYIEMAEHLGVGTTDLERANITQLNEPSDEPVARPTGRANYLGRYTEPDSACSACYGNLIHALKRLDEVNRLKNIKQNICIGQGYKGVNDPSKVGVGICTKGLGKSLPGCPPKAIDMIKFIKELNAE; encoded by the coding sequence ATGAATAAAAAAGACATCATCATCACCTATGGTTCGGATGCAAGCAGCATGACGAGAGCCTTGTTGCAATCCATCGATATCGAAGGGCTCCTTCCCGATAAAAACGCATCCATCGCTCTTAAACCCAATCTTGTGGTTGCTGTAACCGCTGACAGTGGAGCAACCACCCACCCAGAGATCCTCATTTCCATCATCGAATTTCTCCAGGAGAAGGGGTATCACAATATTTCAATCGTGGAGAGTGCCTGGGTGGGTGACTCCACCAAGGAAGGCTTCAGGGTCAATGGATACCATCAGATCAGCAAGAAATACTCTGTTCCTTTGGTTGATGTGAAGGATGATACCTATGAGAAGAAAACCGTAGAGGGGATCACCATGGAGGTCAGTCGAACAATCCTCGATACTGATTTCCTGATCAGCCTACCTGTCTTGAAGGGACACTGCCAGACAGCAATGACTTGTGCACTGAAGAATATGAAAGGATGCCTATCCGATCGCAGCAAACGGTTGTTCCACTCTCTTGGACTACACCGCCCCATTGCTGCGCTCAACGCAGTTCGAGCAGCAGACCTGGTCATTGTTGATAGTCTGAACGGCGATCTTGATTTCGAGGAAGGGGGCAATCCTGTTGAGACCAACCGGATGTTTGCCTGCCGAGACAGTGTTCTCTGTGACAGCTTCGGGGCCTCCCTTATGGGCTTTGAGCTCAAGGATGTGCCCTACATCGAGATGGCAGAACATCTGGGGGTCGGAACTACTGATCTCGAGAGAGCCAACATCACCCAGCTGAATGAACCAAGCGATGAGCCGGTTGCCCGCCCTACAGGAAGGGCCAACTACCTTGGTCGCTATACTGAACCAGATAGTGCATGCTCTGCTTGTTATGGAAATCTGATTCATGCCCTTAAGCGTCTTGATGAGGTGAATCGTTTGAAAAACATCAAACAGAACATCTGCATCGGACAAGGGTACAAGGGGGTGAATGACCCTTCTAAGGTCGGTGTTGGCATCTGTACCAAGGGTCTAGGAAAAAGCCTACCAGGCTGTCCTCCCAAGGCAATTGATATGATCAAGTTCATCAAGGAACTGAATGCTGAATAG
- a CDS encoding GntR family transcriptional regulator produces the protein MPKCIQNSLSDQVYTMLKDQILSGQLKGGMKIPEESLAEQFGVSRTPIREAIRRLAEYGLVTIKPRSHAVVSIISPQEADDIAKVRVSLEQLAIDSIDEDSYAEHVKELSRYAADCQYAMGIGDRATVFEQDSLFHLALIKASRNSALISICERLDAKIQQLRIAQNLPEDELSYYLGQHAQMMSLLKNGEKEACKHMLYEHITHDLTSHLGKDNA, from the coding sequence ATGCCTAAATGTATACAAAACAGTCTTTCTGACCAAGTTTATACCATGCTCAAGGACCAGATCCTCTCTGGCCAACTCAAGGGTGGGATGAAAATCCCGGAAGAGTCCCTTGCAGAACAATTTGGAGTTTCCAGAACTCCAATCAGGGAAGCTATCAGGCGCTTGGCAGAGTACGGACTTGTAACCATCAAGCCAAGAAGCCACGCTGTGGTCTCGATCATCTCTCCCCAGGAAGCAGATGATATTGCCAAGGTCCGGGTCTCATTGGAGCAACTAGCCATCGATTCAATCGATGAGGATTCATACGCGGAACATGTAAAGGAACTCTCCCGTTATGCAGCCGACTGCCAGTATGCAATGGGAATCGGGGACAGGGCTACCGTTTTTGAGCAGGATAGCCTGTTCCATCTTGCATTGATCAAAGCAAGCAGGAATAGTGCCCTGATCAGCATCTGTGAGCGTCTTGATGCAAAGATCCAGCAGCTCAGGATTGCGCAGAACCTTCCAGAAGATGAGCTCTCCTACTACCTTGGCCAGCACGCCCAGATGATGAGCTTGTTGAAAAACGGGGAGAAAGAAGCGTGCAAGCATATGCTCTATGAGCACATCACCCACGACCTCACCAGCCACCTAGGAAAGGACAACGCATGA
- a CDS encoding transketolase, producing MNTTVKELLSQKDRKFNAKELALLAAYFRSVMFDTLHTSGTGHWGGAASSAELTTCLYFNRLNIKSDDPQWEDRDRVVLSKGHASMNLYTMLAHRGYFPVEELPTFRTLNTRLQGHPCMKTLPGVDMSTGALGHGLSIGLGMALAAKQSGKQFWTYVISGEGCLNEGQSWEALMSAAKFKPEHFVLMIDYNKVQLDGTADEIMPLDPLADKLKSFGWNVAEKAYDGNNTEEVMESFAWMDSDNQWPKAVIYNTVKGKGVSFTEGKNTWHGAVIDDDSYVKGMIELNADIEKKEASL from the coding sequence ATGAATACAACAGTCAAGGAGTTGCTCAGCCAGAAAGACAGAAAGTTTAATGCAAAGGAACTTGCACTGCTGGCAGCATATTTTAGGAGCGTGATGTTCGATACCCTCCACACAAGTGGAACTGGACACTGGGGCGGAGCCGCTTCAAGTGCCGAATTGACCACCTGCCTCTATTTCAATCGTCTCAATATCAAGAGTGACGATCCCCAGTGGGAAGATCGCGACCGTGTAGTTCTTTCGAAGGGACATGCTTCGATGAATCTCTACACCATGCTTGCCCATCGTGGGTATTTCCCGGTTGAGGAACTTCCAACCTTCCGTACCCTGAATACCCGTCTGCAGGGTCACCCCTGTATGAAGACTCTCCCTGGAGTTGATATGTCCACAGGAGCCCTGGGGCATGGGCTTTCCATTGGACTGGGAATGGCATTGGCTGCAAAACAGTCCGGGAAGCAGTTCTGGACCTATGTGATCAGCGGGGAAGGTTGTTTGAATGAAGGTCAGAGTTGGGAAGCTCTCATGAGTGCAGCAAAGTTCAAGCCTGAGCATTTCGTCCTTATGATCGATTACAACAAGGTTCAGCTTGATGGAACCGCTGATGAAATCATGCCGCTCGACCCGCTTGCTGACAAGCTCAAGTCATTCGGCTGGAATGTTGCTGAGAAAGCCTACGATGGAAACAATACCGAAGAGGTGATGGAGTCCTTTGCATGGATGGATAGTGACAACCAGTGGCCGAAAGCGGTTATCTACAATACCGTTAAGGGAAAGGGTGTCTCCTTCACTGAAGGAAAGAATACCTGGCATGGGGCTGTCATCGATGATGACTCATACGTCAAGGGTATGATCGAATTGAATGCTGACATTGAGAAGAAGGAGGCCTCCCTATGA
- a CDS encoding transketolase C-terminal domain-containing protein → MSDAMRDAFGKKLAELGATHPELVVFDADVSSSTKSAYFGKAFPDRFYNVGVAEANMVDIAAGMATAGYHPVVNAFAIFLALKATDQIRNTLCYNNLPVIIAGAYGGLSDSFDGASHQAITDIAIMRALPNMQVIVPGDAKQAEQALEYALKQKGPVYIRLNRNAMPDLPASDAIGTVCTASGSDVTIAANGITASFANEAAALLQKEGIKAEVLSVPVVKPLDVQTLKESVAKTGKLLCVEEHVLAGGFSSAVSEAFMKEGISCRFDAIGIEDVFTETGPYEPLLAKYGISAENIAERAKKLCK, encoded by the coding sequence ATGAGCGATGCCATGAGAGATGCTTTCGGCAAGAAGCTTGCCGAATTGGGTGCTACCCATCCTGAGTTGGTGGTGTTTGATGCTGATGTGTCTTCATCTACCAAGAGTGCATATTTTGGAAAGGCCTTTCCTGACCGCTTCTATAATGTAGGAGTGGCTGAGGCGAACATGGTCGATATTGCTGCAGGTATGGCAACAGCTGGATACCATCCTGTGGTTAACGCATTTGCCATCTTCCTCGCCTTGAAAGCTACCGACCAGATTCGCAATACCCTCTGCTACAACAACCTTCCTGTCATTATCGCAGGAGCATATGGTGGACTCTCCGACTCCTTTGATGGGGCAAGTCACCAAGCAATAACTGACATTGCCATCATGAGAGCACTGCCGAATATGCAGGTTATCGTTCCTGGTGATGCCAAACAAGCTGAGCAGGCATTGGAATATGCACTGAAGCAGAAGGGTCCTGTGTATATCAGGCTTAACCGCAATGCAATGCCTGATCTTCCTGCCTCCGATGCGATTGGAACAGTCTGTACTGCAAGCGGAAGTGATGTAACCATCGCAGCAAACGGTATTACCGCAAGCTTCGCAAATGAGGCAGCCGCCCTGCTCCAGAAAGAGGGGATCAAGGCTGAGGTGCTGAGTGTGCCTGTAGTCAAGCCTCTTGATGTCCAGACACTCAAGGAGAGCGTAGCCAAGACCGGTAAGCTGCTTTGCGTAGAAGAGCATGTGCTCGCTGGTGGATTCTCCAGTGCTGTCAGTGAGGCCTTTATGAAAGAAGGAATTTCCTGTAGATTTGATGCTATAGGAATCGAGGATGTATTTACCGAGACTGGTCCTTATGAACCTCTCTTGGCAAAATATGGAATTAGCGCAGAGAATATTGCAGAACGCGCAAAAAAACTTTGCAAATAA